The proteins below come from a single Spirochaetota bacterium genomic window:
- the tilS gene encoding tRNA lysidine(34) synthetase TilS, producing the protein MDSNSIYHSVRDFIDRNNLLNKGDRILLSLSAGKDSMALLDCMLYLRDDLYLEIAIFHLNHLMRGEESDEDERFLLRIAEEKALEIFIERCNFSSEILGGASFEGIAREKRYEIADLICSKRGFQKIATAHNRNDNIETIVMRIFKGTGIHGLAGISVKRGNIIRPILFLTPEEIYRHLRDEGLAWREDSSNIDNTYCRNQIRNTLLPQISDRFRGAPRAINHLSEISKEYTSLIDDLIYEKYGILYEERGNCIYIDMDRYIDDKRLLKYVISTAIRDYLNEYVHWGMMEEIYRRACVKRSNMVLYENRSILVKKTFRNHRNEILISINSDFDSAVDPWEYRIDLYDNMKERLYIKEIDVAILVKYVNYDYFLKNFNRNNKMFITLNDINDYVIIRNRRRGDRIRLEQGTKKIKDLMIENKLDSYSKAILPLLVVNSRIAAYMSGIVDNVPNRVSVDFWIRHNSKKILAIQKIGNYK; encoded by the coding sequence ATGGATAGCAACAGCATATATCATAGCGTAAGAGATTTTATTGATAGAAATAACCTATTGAATAAGGGTGATCGAATTCTACTTTCCCTCTCTGCTGGAAAGGACTCTATGGCTCTTCTCGACTGTATGCTATATTTGAGGGATGATCTATATTTAGAGATAGCCATATTCCATCTGAACCATCTAATGAGAGGGGAGGAATCTGATGAGGATGAGAGATTTCTATTGAGGATAGCGGAAGAGAAGGCATTGGAGATATTTATTGAGAGGTGTAACTTTTCAAGTGAAATATTAGGAGGGGCTTCATTTGAAGGCATTGCCAGGGAAAAGAGGTATGAGATAGCTGATTTGATATGCTCTAAGCGTGGATTCCAAAAGATAGCCACCGCACATAATAGAAATGATAACATCGAAACAATTGTTATGAGAATCTTTAAGGGAACAGGAATACATGGACTTGCTGGGATCAGTGTTAAAAGGGGCAATATTATAAGGCCTATTCTTTTCCTCACACCTGAAGAAATATACCGTCATCTGAGGGATGAGGGTCTTGCATGGAGGGAAGATTCGTCGAACATTGATAATACCTATTGCAGAAATCAAATCCGTAATACTCTTCTTCCACAGATAAGTGATAGGTTTAGGGGTGCGCCAAGGGCTATTAACCATCTTAGCGAGATATCAAAGGAGTATACATCATTGATTGATGATCTAATATATGAGAAATATGGCATCCTTTACGAAGAGAGGGGGAACTGTATATATATTGACATGGATAGATATATTGATGATAAGAGATTGTTGAAATATGTCATTTCAACGGCAATTAGAGATTATCTTAATGAATACGTTCATTGGGGTATGATGGAGGAAATATACAGGAGGGCTTGCGTTAAGAGAAGCAACATGGTTCTCTATGAAAACAGAAGCATACTAGTAAAGAAAACTTTTCGTAACCACAGGAATGAAATTCTTATTTCTATAAATAGTGATTTTGATTCTGCTGTTGATCCATGGGAATACAGAATTGATTTATATGATAATATGAAAGAACGATTATATATTAAAGAGATAGATGTAGCGATCCTTGTTAAATATGTAAATTATGATTATTTTCTAAAGAATTTTAATAGAAATAACAAAATGTTCATTACATTGAATGATATTAATGATTATGTTATTATCAGGAATAGGCGCAGGGGAGATAGAATCAGATTAGAGCAGGGCACTAAAAAGATTAAGGATTTGATGATTGAGAATAAACTTGACAGTTATTCCAAGGCTATTCTTCCCCTTTTAGTTGTTAATTCAAGGATTGCCGCATATATGTCTGGGATCGTTGACAATGTTCCAAACAGGGTTTCTGTTGATTTTTGGATTAGGCATAATTCTAAAAAAATACTTGCTATACAGAAGATAGGGAACTATAAATAA
- a CDS encoding long-chain fatty acid--CoA ligase, with amino-acid sequence MPKKSIYKSKTWAKHYSKNVALTYDYEKKTLIDYLEEMTNRHPDSTALIFQGYKLSFKEFRDMVDRLATAFADWGIKKDDKVAILLPNTIQCVVAYYAGLKAGAVIVMNNPLYSDRELEHQLNDSKSQILVCIDLLANRMIDLRPKTKVKQIVTCSIGDYLPFPKDILFPLVAKRKGLKADVKEAQSVFPFKEIIKKYSPNPPRIDLSFDDIAMLQYTGGTTGVSKGVMLSHANISINAQQCRKWFSEFIEGEERGIAALPYFHVFGLTTVMNLSIMNGWTQILIPRPEPQTLLESISKYKPTFAPLVPTMFIGMLNHSDLSKYDLSSLKGCFSGSAPLPLEIKKKFEEITNMQIVEGFGLTESSPVTHCNPFGEGTLEKEESIGIPFPDTESKIVDIDNGKEEMPVNEQGELIIKGPQVMKGYWNKPEETKNTLRKGWLYTGDIAKMDEDGYFYIVDRKKDMIIASGYNIYPRDIDEVLFRHPKVQEACTIGIPDKYRGETVKVFIVLKEGKTASEEEILKYCKENLARYKVPKFVEFRDELPKSTIGKILRKELRKEELEKSKPKKGKK; translated from the coding sequence ATGCCAAAGAAAAGCATTTATAAATCTAAAACATGGGCAAAACACTATTCAAAGAATGTCGCTTTGACATATGATTATGAGAAGAAGACTCTTATAGACTATTTAGAGGAAATGACAAATAGACATCCTGATTCAACCGCCCTGATATTCCAAGGCTATAAATTGAGCTTTAAAGAATTCAGGGATATGGTGGATAGGTTAGCAACAGCTTTTGCTGACTGGGGAATCAAAAAAGACGATAAGGTCGCAATTCTCTTGCCCAATACGATACAGTGTGTTGTGGCATATTATGCTGGCCTTAAGGCTGGGGCTGTTATTGTTATGAATAACCCATTATACAGCGATAGGGAACTTGAACACCAGCTTAATGATTCGAAATCTCAAATACTTGTCTGTATTGATCTTCTTGCAAACAGAATGATCGATTTAAGACCCAAAACAAAGGTGAAACAGATTGTGACATGCAGCATAGGCGATTATCTACCATTTCCAAAGGACATTCTCTTCCCGCTTGTTGCAAAGAGAAAGGGTTTAAAAGCAGATGTAAAGGAAGCGCAAAGTGTTTTTCCCTTTAAAGAGATTATTAAAAAATATTCTCCAAATCCTCCAAGGATTGATTTGAGCTTCGATGATATTGCGATGCTACAGTATACAGGTGGGACAACAGGGGTATCCAAGGGTGTGATGTTGTCTCACGCTAACATCAGCATAAACGCCCAGCAATGTAGAAAATGGTTTTCTGAATTTATCGAAGGGGAAGAGAGGGGAATAGCCGCCCTACCATATTTTCATGTTTTTGGCCTTACCACAGTTATGAATCTCTCAATAATGAATGGTTGGACACAAATTCTAATTCCTAGACCAGAACCGCAGACCCTGCTTGAGTCAATTTCAAAATATAAACCTACCTTTGCTCCGCTTGTGCCGACCATGTTTATTGGAATGCTAAACCATTCTGATTTATCAAAATACGACCTAAGCTCACTCAAGGGATGTTTCTCTGGGAGCGCCCCCCTTCCATTAGAGATAAAGAAAAAATTTGAAGAGATTACCAATATGCAAATTGTTGAGGGTTTTGGGCTGACAGAGTCCAGCCCTGTCACACATTGTAATCCCTTTGGAGAGGGTACTCTTGAGAAGGAGGAGAGTATTGGTATCCCATTTCCGGATACAGAATCTAAAATAGTGGACATTGACAATGGCAAGGAGGAAATGCCTGTTAATGAACAGGGCGAACTTATAATCAAGGGCCCTCAAGTCATGAAGGGATACTGGAACAAACCTGAAGAAACAAAAAATACACTTCGCAAAGGCTGGCTCTATACTGGCGATATTGCAAAAATGGATGAGGATGGCTATTTCTACATAGTTGACAGGAAAAAAGATATGATTATAGCCAGCGGATATAACATCTATCCAAGGGATATTGATGAAGTGCTTTTTAGACATCCAAAGGTACAGGAAGCCTGCACAATAGGCATTCCAGATAAATACAGGGGAGAGACAGTAAAGGTTTTTATAGTATTAAAGGAAGGGAAAACTGCTTCTGAGGAGGAGATTCTTAAATACTGCAAGGAGAACCTTGCTAGGTACAAAGTGCCAAAATTTGTTGAATTCAGGGATGAACTCCCCAAAAGTACGATAGGCAAAATACTAAGGAAGGAATTGAGGAAAGAGGAGTTGGAAAAATCCAAACCAAAGAAGGGAAAAAAATGA
- a CDS encoding phospho-sugar mutase, with protein MMNDIINRRIGEWTNPPYDTNTIEEIDELLRQKDEKELSDRFYKILEFGTGGLRGIIGAGTNRMNIYTVGIATQGLANYILHKGGRDKGVVIAYDSRRMSDTFSRETAAILAANGIKVYIFDEITPTPLCSFAIRELSAISGIVITASHNPPEYNGYKVYWEDGGQVISPFDNEIIEEVKKIDSITMIKKIDYNSGMESGIIKTIGDEIRKSYIAKLEKVAHRPKAESNIKIVYTPLHGSGYKIIPKVLSHFGFNNLSLVEAQAKPDGDFPTVRYPNPEEKEALQLSLELAQRIDADIILATDPDADRMGIGFKDKDGNYQLINGNQIGTMLEYYLLTRLKIENKLPTNGSIVKTIVTTDLQKDIAEDFNCSLDNVLTGFKWIAMKIKQYDDEGNRRFIFGGEESYGYLPVDFVRDKDGISACYFFSEMTDWLLERKSNLNDFLNEIYTTYRLYLEDLHSLTLKGMEGTERIKIIMKTFRGSPPSAFGGVEVARIADIQNLQIKNLKSGKMEPIEGLPKSNVLQFFLKDGSKITMRPSGTEPKIKFYFSVSEKVDKENIELMKEELRKRIELVKKSLIEEVKQV; from the coding sequence ATGATGAATGATATAATTAACAGGCGTATAGGGGAATGGACAAATCCACCATACGATACTAATACGATTGAGGAAATAGATGAGCTATTGAGACAGAAAGATGAGAAGGAACTGTCTGACAGGTTTTATAAAATACTTGAATTCGGCACAGGGGGGCTTCGTGGTATTATCGGCGCTGGCACAAACAGGATGAATATCTATACTGTAGGAATTGCTACCCAGGGCCTGGCAAATTACATATTACATAAAGGAGGAAGGGATAAGGGTGTTGTAATAGCCTATGACTCAAGAAGGATGTCAGACACCTTTTCTAGAGAGACAGCTGCGATATTGGCAGCGAACGGTATTAAGGTGTACATCTTTGATGAGATCACTCCGACACCCCTATGCTCCTTTGCCATAAGAGAGCTTAGCGCTATATCGGGCATTGTAATAACTGCCAGCCATAATCCTCCTGAATATAATGGATATAAGGTATACTGGGAGGATGGTGGACAAGTGATTTCCCCCTTTGATAATGAAATAATCGAAGAAGTAAAGAAGATTGACTCTATTACCATGATAAAAAAAATAGACTATAATTCAGGGATGGAATCAGGGATAATAAAAACTATTGGCGACGAGATAAGGAAGTCCTACATTGCAAAACTTGAAAAAGTAGCTCATAGGCCAAAAGCTGAATCTAATATTAAGATTGTCTATACACCTCTTCATGGATCCGGATATAAGATAATCCCTAAGGTCCTATCTCATTTCGGTTTCAACAATCTATCACTTGTTGAAGCGCAGGCAAAGCCTGATGGGGATTTCCCTACTGTGCGATACCCTAATCCAGAAGAGAAGGAGGCTCTTCAACTTTCCCTAGAACTTGCCCAAAGAATTGATGCAGACATAATATTGGCTACTGATCCGGATGCTGATAGAATGGGCATTGGATTTAAGGATAAAGATGGGAATTACCAATTGATAAATGGCAATCAAATCGGCACGATGTTGGAGTATTATCTGCTAACCAGATTGAAGATTGAGAACAAGCTACCAACTAACGGATCTATCGTTAAAACAATAGTTACAACAGACCTGCAGAAAGATATTGCGGAGGATTTCAACTGCTCATTAGATAACGTTCTAACAGGTTTCAAATGGATTGCTATGAAGATAAAACAATATGATGATGAGGGGAATCGCAGGTTTATTTTTGGTGGAGAGGAGAGTTATGGGTATCTTCCCGTGGATTTTGTAAGGGATAAGGATGGAATAAGCGCCTGCTACTTCTTCTCTGAGATGACGGATTGGCTCTTAGAGAGGAAGAGCAATCTGAATGATTTTCTAAACGAAATATACACGACATATAGATTATACCTCGAAGACCTTCACTCCCTCACCCTTAAGGGGATGGAAGGGACTGAACGAATTAAAATCATCATGAAGACCTTTCGAGGCTCTCCCCCATCAGCCTTTGGAGGGGTTGAGGTGGCAAGAATAGCTGATATACAGAATCTCCAGATCAAAAATCTGAAATCAGGAAAGATGGAACCGATAGAAGGACTTCCAAAATCAAATGTGCTTCAGTTCTTTCTAAAAGATGGATCAAAGATCACGATGCGGCCATCAGGCACAGAACCAAAAATCAAATTCTATTTCAGCGTTAGTGAAAAGGTGGACAAGGAAAACATTGAGCTGATGAAAGAGGAGCTCAGGAAGAGGATTGAACTTGTCAAGAAGAGCCTCATTGAAGAAGTGAAGCAGGTATGA
- the ybeY gene encoding rRNA maturation RNase YbeY, producing the protein MRVEIFQEGKVSLLANKLKERDVKYILKRICKELNISNIDLTLIITDNNYIQGINSEYRNEDKPTDVITFVYNDPPFPEIGLKDRYIGDIFLSLEMAEQQAEEYNVNLEDELKRLLVHGILHLVGYDHETSKEDERKMREREEAILDII; encoded by the coding sequence ATGAGGGTTGAGATTTTTCAAGAGGGGAAGGTATCTCTTTTAGCAAATAAATTAAAAGAGAGGGATGTTAAGTATATTTTAAAGAGAATATGCAAAGAATTGAATATTTCAAATATAGATCTAACATTGATTATTACTGATAATAATTATATCCAGGGTATCAATAGTGAATATAGAAATGAAGATAAACCAACCGATGTAATAACATTCGTTTATAATGACCCTCCCTTCCCTGAGATTGGTTTGAAGGATAGATATATTGGAGATATATTCTTATCCCTTGAGATGGCAGAACAGCAAGCAGAGGAGTATAATGTCAACCTTGAGGATGAATTAAAGAGATTGCTTGTACACGGGATTTTGCACTTAGTTGGATATGATCATGAAACATCCAAGGAAGATGAAAGAAAGATGAGGGAAAGGGAAGAGGCAATTTTGGATATTATTTGA
- a CDS encoding HDIG domain-containing protein → MVMKSEIRLIFILTLIIILISTALLSINIIGTTYEFSIGDIAEDDIRVPGDIKYRIDSETEMEKQRVSQIVPLVFDRDQSVFIERIKIVETLFNYVSTTLYESPPIGRDDRTYQLIALKSKLPKHMMYSDRVLWELLKHENPKGLRRIINRIMIYIFDGGILREPYDNPLKINNKNISIRTINTSEDTNEISMTIDDLKTIQEIKSKLYKICYSIAPNLTREQLRVVYRIVRKNLKPNLKFNTEESRRRIDEKIRSIKPIYGILKKGQTLVRDGDVVTTEILTKIEVLNKHTASTNISYIAGTLLLQLIIVLIFGYFLMGFYHRLIQNAKSPIIIFSLVLFFILYTFFISRIENIHDSNMIFTLYLPIPFVTMIVSILCNIYVSMIAGVYMVFFIFIIGGASFPIVALAFSSAVLGVFIIGDFKRRTDFLKGGLLLGFINSLVIVALGLIEESSFYPNIVNNVGLSFANGIINSIIVLGIFPIYENLFGVTTKFKLLELSDLNAPIFKDMLIRAPGTYNHSLLVANMAEAACDAIGANSLLAKVGGYYHDIGKIEDAEIYIENMVGNGPPKDLTPSKYSKLIISHVQKGIALAEKEGLPDSIIQFIGEHHGESTMTFFYHQALEEAQNSSNLPEIDKAEFQYYGPKPHSREAAVLMLADSVEAASRSLKDPTEIKLEGLVKKIIYNRLNEGELEYSDLTMSELNKIQMAIIKVLHGIFHTRIGYPEVREIKRIEKRVLKRINEG, encoded by the coding sequence ATGGTAATGAAATCTGAAATCAGACTCATCTTTATTCTGACATTAATCATTATTTTGATTTCTACCGCATTATTATCAATAAATATAATTGGCACTACATATGAATTCAGTATCGGAGATATTGCAGAGGATGATATAAGAGTGCCGGGGGATATAAAATACAGGATTGATTCTGAGACTGAAATGGAGAAGCAGAGAGTATCACAGATAGTGCCACTAGTCTTTGATAGAGATCAGTCCGTCTTCATTGAGAGGATAAAAATAGTAGAAACTCTTTTTAATTATGTCTCAACAACATTATATGAAAGCCCACCAATAGGAAGAGATGACAGAACATACCAGCTAATAGCCCTCAAATCAAAGCTACCTAAACATATGATGTATAGTGACAGGGTATTATGGGAATTATTAAAACATGAAAATCCCAAGGGATTGAGAAGAATAATAAATAGAATAATGATATACATTTTTGATGGGGGTATTTTGAGGGAGCCTTATGATAATCCCTTGAAGATAAATAATAAGAATATTTCAATCCGGACTATAAATACATCTGAAGATACAAATGAGATCTCAATGACTATTGATGATTTGAAGACAATACAGGAGATCAAAAGCAAGCTCTACAAGATATGCTATTCCATTGCTCCGAATCTTACAAGAGAACAGCTAAGGGTTGTATATAGGATCGTAAGGAAAAATCTTAAACCGAATCTTAAGTTTAATACTGAAGAGAGTAGAAGGAGAATCGATGAGAAGATTAGATCTATTAAGCCCATTTATGGCATCCTAAAAAAGGGACAAACTCTGGTTAGGGATGGAGATGTGGTTACTACAGAGATATTAACCAAGATTGAGGTGCTTAACAAACATACAGCATCAACTAATATCAGTTATATTGCAGGAACATTATTGTTACAACTGATTATAGTTCTTATTTTTGGATATTTTCTTATGGGGTTTTATCATAGGTTGATTCAAAATGCAAAGTCTCCTATAATTATATTCTCTCTTGTTCTTTTTTTTATTCTCTATACCTTTTTTATTTCCAGAATTGAAAATATTCACGATTCTAATATGATCTTTACACTTTATTTGCCCATTCCCTTTGTAACGATGATCGTTTCTATATTATGCAACATATATGTTTCTATGATAGCGGGAGTATATATGGTCTTTTTTATCTTTATTATTGGAGGCGCTTCATTCCCAATTGTAGCTTTAGCCTTTAGTTCAGCAGTCCTAGGAGTGTTTATAATTGGTGATTTCAAAAGGCGAACAGATTTTCTCAAAGGGGGTCTCCTTTTGGGTTTTATAAACTCATTAGTAATTGTAGCCCTTGGTTTAATCGAAGAATCCAGTTTTTATCCTAATATTGTGAATAATGTGGGACTCTCCTTTGCTAATGGCATTATTAATTCTATCATTGTATTGGGAATATTTCCTATTTATGAGAATCTTTTTGGGGTTACAACAAAATTTAAGCTTCTTGAACTATCTGATCTCAATGCGCCAATTTTTAAGGATATGCTTATTCGAGCCCCAGGTACTTATAATCATTCCTTATTGGTCGCAAATATGGCTGAAGCAGCATGCGATGCTATTGGAGCGAATTCACTTTTAGCAAAGGTTGGCGGATACTATCATGATATTGGTAAGATTGAGGATGCTGAGATTTATATTGAAAATATGGTGGGCAATGGACCACCTAAGGATCTTACACCCTCCAAGTATTCGAAGCTTATTATTTCTCATGTACAGAAGGGGATTGCACTCGCAGAAAAGGAGGGACTCCCTGACTCCATTATTCAATTTATTGGAGAACATCATGGAGAATCAACAATGACTTTCTTCTATCATCAAGCATTAGAAGAGGCGCAAAATTCCAGCAATTTGCCTGAGATTGATAAAGCAGAGTTCCAGTATTATGGTCCAAAACCACATTCCAGAGAAGCCGCTGTTTTAATGCTTGCGGACTCTGTAGAAGCAGCATCAAGATCACTCAAAGATCCAACAGAAATAAAACTTGAGGGGCTTGTTAAAAAGATAATCTATAATAGGCTAAATGAAGGAGAACTAGAATATTCTGATCTTACCATGTCTGAGCTTAATAAGATACAGATGGCAATAATAAAGGTATTGCATGGAATATTTCATACAAGAATTGGATACCCTGAGGTGAGGGAGATTAAGAGGATTGAGAAGAGGGTATTGAAAAGGATAAATGAGGGTTGA
- a CDS encoding PhoH family protein, whose product MENKFEIDDTSLYKRICGVKDINIKIIEDILKVGIIPRGNILIISDQNGNADKALRLLHLMGDYLHLNDDKYEFDEFDIKYLATLVASGKSVDINEIKRLKITIPEASKTIVPRTINQAHYISSIHKTPITIAYGPAGTGKTYLAVAVALLYFISGRMKRIILTRPAVEAGESLGFLPGDLIQKINPYLRPLYDALFDLLPFERISKLIESNSIEIAPLAYMRGRTLNDAFVILDEAQNTSTSQMKMFLTRLGNNSKIVISGDITQIDLEKPKNSGLLQSMKILKNIDEISFIELTKEDICRHPVVEKIVEAYNNYAKMG is encoded by the coding sequence ATGGAGAACAAGTTTGAGATAGATGATACCTCTCTTTATAAGAGGATTTGTGGTGTCAAGGATATCAATATTAAAATAATTGAGGATATATTAAAGGTTGGTATAATACCAAGAGGGAACATACTGATTATAAGCGATCAAAACGGAAATGCTGATAAGGCATTAAGGCTTCTCCATTTGATGGGAGACTATTTACATTTAAATGACGATAAATATGAATTTGATGAGTTTGACATTAAGTATTTAGCGACCCTAGTCGCTTCTGGGAAAAGTGTAGACATCAATGAGATTAAAAGATTAAAAATAACAATACCTGAAGCCAGCAAGACGATTGTTCCAAGAACAATTAATCAGGCTCATTATATTTCATCAATTCATAAAACACCAATAACCATCGCTTATGGACCGGCTGGTACAGGTAAAACCTATTTGGCTGTTGCGGTCGCTCTTTTATATTTTATTTCTGGACGAATGAAGAGGATAATTCTAACTAGGCCTGCTGTTGAGGCTGGAGAGAGTCTTGGTTTTTTGCCAGGAGATTTGATACAAAAGATTAATCCTTACCTGCGGCCCCTTTACGATGCGCTTTTTGATCTTTTACCCTTTGAGAGGATTTCTAAGCTCATAGAATCAAATAGCATTGAGATCGCGCCTTTAGCATATATGCGTGGTCGAACGTTAAACGATGCCTTTGTTATATTGGATGAAGCTCAGAATACATCCACATCTCAAATGAAAATGTTTTTAACTAGACTCGGTAATAATTCGAAGATCGTAATATCAGGGGATATTACTCAGATTGATCTTGAAAAACCAAAAAACTCCGGCCTTCTACAATCAATGAAAATATTAAAAAATATTGATGAAATATCTTTTATAGAATTAACCAAAGAGGATATCTGTAGACATCCCGTTGTAGAAAAGATTGTGGAGGCATATAATAATTATGCTAAGATGGGATAA
- the aspS gene encoding aspartate--tRNA ligase, with product MLKERSYCGELSILDIGKRVLLCGWVAMKRDLGGIIFIQLRDVTGIIQVLIDSSNSSDMFSIAEEIKSEYCILARGLVRRRFEDNINPDLVTGELEIVVDHIEILNTSNTPPIPLEFKVSVSEDMRLRYRYLDLRREDMREAIIKRHILMQSVRKYLSQNRFLEIETPILNKSTPEGARDFLVPSRINKGMFYALPQSPQLFKQILMVSGFDRYFQITKCFRDEDLRYDRQPEFTQIDIEMSFIVPDDIIEIIEELLRDMVKDVIGKEIKIPFQRISYDNAIARFGTDAPDMRFDIELIDCSDIFQNTEFKVFESALSGGGIVKGIAISDQGKISRKTIEEYTEYVRAFKAKGLPWIRCKDGSFVGGISKFINEEQRVILIERFNIQGNTIVFFSSDSQIIVNDTLANLRKRIADDLDLINKDELNFLWVTDFPLLEYNNDEKRFFAKHHPFTSPMPAHIDLLDSINPDNVERVKSQAYDIVLNGVEIGGGSIRISNIELQKKMFSILGIPEEEYKQKFSFLIEALGYGAPPHGGIALGLDRILMLLINRDSIRDVIPFPKTHRGQCLMSEAPAHVSLEQLKELGIRVVER from the coding sequence ATGTTGAAAGAGAGATCCTATTGTGGAGAGTTGTCAATCTTAGATATTGGCAAGAGAGTGCTTCTTTGTGGATGGGTGGCGATGAAGAGAGATCTGGGAGGGATTATATTTATTCAACTTCGAGATGTGACAGGCATTATTCAGGTTTTGATTGATTCTTCCAATTCATCAGACATGTTTAGCATAGCTGAAGAGATTAAAAGTGAATACTGTATACTTGCAAGGGGGCTAGTTCGAAGAAGATTCGAGGATAACATCAATCCAGATTTAGTCACAGGGGAATTAGAGATTGTGGTTGATCACATTGAGATTTTAAATACATCCAATACCCCCCCAATTCCTCTAGAATTTAAGGTGTCAGTTAGCGAAGATATGAGGTTGAGGTATAGGTACCTGGATTTACGCAGGGAAGATATGAGGGAGGCTATAATAAAAAGGCATATATTGATGCAGAGCGTCAGAAAATATTTATCTCAGAACAGGTTTCTTGAGATTGAGACACCGATACTTAACAAATCAACCCCAGAGGGGGCAAGAGATTTTCTTGTTCCCAGTAGAATAAATAAGGGGATGTTTTATGCCCTTCCTCAGTCTCCCCAACTCTTTAAACAGATTTTAATGGTTTCCGGCTTTGACAGATATTTTCAGATTACCAAATGTTTTAGGGATGAGGATCTTCGTTATGACAGGCAACCGGAGTTTACCCAGATAGATATTGAGATGTCCTTTATTGTACCTGATGATATTATTGAGATAATTGAGGAATTATTGAGGGATATGGTCAAGGATGTTATAGGCAAGGAGATAAAGATTCCATTTCAGAGGATAAGCTATGATAACGCAATAGCAAGATTCGGCACTGATGCCCCTGATATGAGATTTGATATTGAGCTTATTGATTGCAGTGATATTTTTCAGAATACTGAGTTTAAGGTTTTTGAATCCGCCTTGTCAGGAGGAGGAATTGTCAAGGGTATTGCAATCTCAGATCAGGGGAAGATATCCAGAAAAACTATCGAAGAATATACAGAGTATGTTAGGGCTTTTAAGGCAAAGGGCCTTCCATGGATAAGATGTAAGGATGGTTCTTTTGTTGGTGGAATTTCGAAGTTTATTAACGAAGAGCAACGGGTTATCTTAATTGAAAGGTTTAATATTCAAGGGAATACAATAGTGTTCTTCTCTTCCGATTCTCAAATTATTGTCAATGATACCCTCGCTAACCTACGAAAAAGAATAGCAGATGATCTTGATTTAATTAATAAGGATGAGTTAAATTTTTTATGGGTAACTGATTTTCCACTTTTGGAATATAATAATGATGAAAAGAGATTTTTTGCTAAACATCACCCCTTTACCTCTCCAATGCCAGCGCATATAGATTTACTGGATAGTATTAATCCTGATAATGTAGAGAGAGTAAAGTCTCAGGCATATGATATTGTATTGAATGGTGTTGAGATAGGAGGAGGTTCGATTAGGATAAGTAACATCGAATTACAAAAGAAGATGTTCTCTATTCTTGGAATACCTGAAGAGGAGTATAAACAAAAGTTTTCATTTCTAATCGAGGCGCTTGGTTATGGAGCTCCTCCGCATGGAGGTATAGCCCTTGGATTAGACAGGATATTGATGCTACTAATTAATAGAGACTCAATTAGGGATGTTATTCCTTTTCCGAAGACTCATAGGGGACAATGCCTTATGAGTGAGGCCCCGGCACATGTATCTTTAGAGCAACTAAAAGAATTAGGCATAAGGGTGGTGGAAAGATAA